DNA sequence from the Cohnella herbarum genome:
GTTCTAGTCGTGACAGCTGCCTGCGGCAGCGGGAAGCCGAATCAGCTTAACTATCCGGTTCAACCTTTCGAGTATATGAACCAGGATGAGCAGATGGTTTCCTTGACGGATTTGCAGGGGAAAGTATGGCTGGCCAACTTCATTTTTACGTACTGCGAGACGGTATGTCCGACGATGACCGTGAATATGGCTGAATTACAGAAACGGTTGAAATCTGCCGGAGTAGAAGCGGAGCTCATTTCGTTCTCGGTCGATCCAGAGCGGGATACACCGGCGGCGTTAAGAAGTTATCTTGAAAAATTCGATGTCGATTTCACCAATTGGAACGCTTTGACCGGGTATACTTTCGATGAAATCAAGTCGTTCATTTTGCGTTCCTTTAAGGCTCCGATCTCGAATGACGCTGCCTCCGACCAAGTGATCCACGGCACCGCCTTCTACTTAGTCGATCAGTCAGGTACGGTTGTCGCTAAATACGACGGTATGGAAAATACGCCGTACGATAAGA
Encoded proteins:
- a CDS encoding SCO family protein, yielding MRKAILAGMLAIVLVVTAACGSGKPNQLNYPVQPFEYMNQDEQMVSLTDLQGKVWLANFIFTYCETVCPTMTVNMAELQKRLKSAGVEAELISFSVDPERDTPAALRSYLEKFDVDFTNWNALTGYTFDEIKSFILRSFKAPISNDAASDQVIHGTAFYLVDQSGTVVAKYDGMENTPYDKIVRDVKALQG